A genomic region of Devosia ginsengisoli contains the following coding sequences:
- a CDS encoding dihydrodipicolinate synthase family protein, with the protein MTQPHGIFPMLYAFFDADNRLDRTAFRRQVEVCIASGCHGIAILGLITEVKALTPDERETLVRWAVEDIAGRVPLMATIAGATLDEVRMLAASAEASGADYLILQPPLGQRPSSGDLLEFYSTAMAGIDIAVGIQNAPEFLGVGLSPDEVGLLRARHPNFTLMKGEGPVVQVRPFVVSQGNDFPIFNGRGGLELPDNLLAGCAGMIPAPDCADIQVAIFRAIKAGDLAEAERLYAQVLPYIVFAMQTLDVAIFYGKRMFARRAGIDNAGACRVPTLMPDPFFEAALERWTAGFGPYGATR; encoded by the coding sequence CCGATGCTCTATGCCTTCTTCGATGCCGACAACCGGCTGGATCGCACCGCCTTTCGCCGCCAGGTCGAGGTCTGCATCGCCTCGGGCTGCCATGGAATCGCGATCCTGGGGCTGATCACCGAGGTCAAGGCGCTGACCCCAGACGAGCGTGAAACCCTTGTCCGCTGGGCCGTCGAGGATATTGCCGGCCGTGTGCCGCTGATGGCGACCATCGCCGGGGCCACGCTCGATGAAGTGCGCATGCTAGCGGCGTCGGCCGAAGCCTCGGGCGCCGATTACCTCATCCTGCAGCCGCCGCTGGGCCAGCGTCCGTCGAGTGGCGATCTCCTCGAATTCTACTCCACCGCCATGGCCGGCATCGACATCGCCGTCGGCATCCAGAATGCGCCGGAATTTCTCGGCGTCGGGCTCAGCCCCGACGAGGTCGGCCTGCTTCGCGCCCGTCACCCCAACTTCACCCTGATGAAGGGCGAAGGTCCGGTCGTGCAGGTGCGTCCCTTCGTGGTCTCGCAGGGCAATGACTTCCCCATCTTCAATGGCCGCGGTGGCCTGGAACTGCCGGACAACCTGCTCGCCGGTTGCGCCGGCATGATCCCGGCACCAGACTGCGCCGACATCCAGGTCGCCATCTTCCGCGCTATCAAGGCCGGCGACCTGGCCGAGGCCGAACGGCTTTACGCGCAGGTGCTCCCCTACATCGTCTTTGCCATGCAGACGCTCGATGTGGCGATCTTCTATGGCAAGCGCATGTTCGCGCGCCGCGCCGGCATCGACAATGCCGGCGCCTGCCGTGTCCCCACGCTCATGCCCGACCCGTTCTTCGAGGCGGCGCTGGAGCGCTGGACGGCAGGTTTCGGGCCCTACGGCGCCACGCGCTGA